A region of Dermochelys coriacea isolate rDerCor1 chromosome 1, rDerCor1.pri.v4, whole genome shotgun sequence DNA encodes the following proteins:
- the LOC119863036 gene encoding toll-like receptor 8 isoform X2, with protein sequence MTLWPVVRAFIWEVSEPGFSPLAPIMLSLVTHCGTSSAGETERALHESLAEPQWFGHSREMWQSLQALSPLEQSWFLNWEREETNPTREVNMVTMPHNLFFLLLLIQPEFGLSTHHQWVSKDLPCKIKTKQSSFSILLDCSKQKLRAVPQEIYTNVTGLILSFNWIEEISKKDFHNFKDLTFFKLNWNWHVKPKESNFDLSPKPLQILDATFSNLRHLKELHLNGNQLTRVPAGISPSITSLSLKSNNIVTISKNTFKELTKLKELYMDQNCYYGNACEKPFNMEEGALSALTSLTVLSLSYNNLTWVPPKLPVSLQELYLSYNKIKNISQNDFKKLVHLKVLDLSGNCPKCFNTPFPCEPCTGNSAIQIHPLAFQNLKKLKTLVLSSMSLTSVPAIWFENMSELEVLHLASNFLMSEIATGKFLQNLSSLEELDLSFNYQKQIYSRYLNLSTYFSSLVSLKRLYIKGYVFKELDKLHLEPLFALRKLNVLDLGINFIKRVDMSVFQAFRNLTEIYLKENKISPQTTEKHVFLKSFEKEDYLINYHRTSVWKNKLNPSVTYSDKKKQSYYFLKQLCTSYGTALDLSLNNIFFINPNQFKGFGDIACLNLSSNALGQAFNGTELIYLSNLKYLDLSFNKLDLTSYSAFKELPNLEVLDLSYNKHYFLVTGFAHQLLFTENLPNLKILNLSWNDISALTKFELRSDSLQKLDFKGNRLDTLWKNGEMNHIQLFKHLKKLTHLDISYNRLRNIPTRAFQNLPQSLTKLYINNNKIHTLSWENLRYFKSLKLLDLSQNKLKAVDIQYNYTQSLQTLLLRENKISRIVVGLPGRVSSLLYLDLSYNQLQVLNQSTFLSGLIQHLNILKLKGNPFDCTCKNSNFIRWIQKTKTPISQVARNVICMNPEDQRQHSILLIDLHACILDSVAAILFYISFSTIISIMIVAVTKYIFYWDVWYTYHSCMAKIKGYKSVTIDKALFDAYIAYDTQDATVTDWVINELRFRLEENGDKQVLLCLEERDWEPGKAVIDNLAQSIQHSRKTIFVLTERYVKNGNFKTAFYIALQRLMDENTDVIVFILLEPVLQHSQYLRLRRRMCKSSVLDWPKNPHAEGLFWQRLKSAVLTDNSMQDDGVYSI encoded by the exons ATGACTCTGTGGcctgtggttagagcattcaTCTGGGAGGTGAGCGAGCCAGGCTTCAGTCCCCTTGCGCCAATAATGCTTTCATTAGTCACTCACTGTGGAACatcttcagcaggagagactgagagagcccTCCATGAGAGTCTGGCAGAGccccagtggtttgggcactcacGTGAGATGTGGCAGAGCCTTCAAGCCCTTTCTCCCCTTGAGCAGAGCTGGTTTTTGAactgggagagagaagaga CGAACCccaccagagag gTAAATATGGTTACCATGCCCCACAACCTGTTCTTCTTACTCCTCCTGATTCAACCTGAGTTTGGTCTCTCCACTCATCATCAGTGGGTTTCTAAGGACCTAccttgtaaaataaaaacaaaacagagtagCTTCTCCATTCTCCTTGATTGCAGTAAACAAAAGCTGAGAGCAGTCCCTCAGGAAATATATACAAATGTTACTGGCTTGATATTGTCTTTCAACTGGATTGAAGAGATTTCTAAGAAGGATTTTCACAACTTTAAGGaccttacattttttaaattaaactggaaTTGGCATGTTAAGCCAAAAGAATCTAATTTTGATTTGTCTCCAAAACCTTTACAAATACTAGACGCAACTTTTTCAAACTTAAGACACTTAAAGGAATTACATCTTAATGGCAATCAACTAACCAGAGTGCCTGCAGGGATTTCACCTAGCATTACTTCGCTAAGTCTAAAGTCCAATAACATTGTTACTATTAGCAAGAACACCTTCAAAGAACTCACAAAATTGAAGGAACTTTATATGGACCAGAACTGTTACTATGGTAATGCCTGTGAAAAACCTTTCAACATGGAAGAAGGGGCTCTTTCAGCCCTCACCAGTTTGACTGTGCTGTCACTTTCCTACAACAACTTGACCTGGGTGCCACCCAAACTGCCTGTGTCATTACAAGAACTTTATTTGAGTTATAACAAGATAAAGAACATCAGTCAAAATGATTTTAAGAAACTAGTTCATCTAAAAGTTCTTGATTTAAGTGGGAACTGTCCAAAATGCTTCAATACACCTTTTCCATGTGAACCCTGCACTGGAAACTCTGCCATTCAAATACATCCTCTGGCTTTCCAGAATCTTAAAAAATTAAAGACTTTGGTTCTATCCAGCATGTCACTCACTAGTGTACCCGCTATTTGGTTTGAAAATATGTCAGAGCTAGAGGTGCTGCACCTTGCATCTAACTTCTTAATGAGCGAAATAGCTACTGGAAAATTCTTACAGAATTTATCTTCTTTAGAGGAACTTGACCTATCTTTCAACTACCAGAAACAAATATACTCACGATATCTAAACCTCTCAACGTACTTTTCTTCTCTAGTATCTCTAAAACGATTATATATTAAAGGTTATGTCTTCAAAGAATTAGATAAACTGCACTTGGAACCTCTGTTTGCTTTGAGAAAGCTAAATGTCCTTGACCTTggaataaattttattaaaagagtTGATATGTCTGTCTTCCAGGCTTTTAGAAACCTCACGGAAATAtacttgaaagaaaacaaaatatcccCACAAACAACAGAaaagcatgtttttttaaaatcatttgagaAAGAGGACTATTTGATCAATTATCATCGTACCTCGGTGTGGAAAAACAAGTTGAACCCTTCTGTCACATATTCTGATAAAAAAAAGCAATCATATTACTTCCTTAAACAGCTTTGTACCTCATATGGCACAGCCTTGGATTTGAGTTTAAACAATATCTTCTTCATTAACCCAAATCAGTTTAAAGGCTTTGGGGATATAGCTTGTTTGAATTTGTCTTCAAATGCCCTTGGGCAGGCTTTCAATGGCACTGAATTAATCTATTTATCTAATCTCAAATATTTAGATCTCTCATTTAATAAACTGGATTTGACCAGTTACTCTGCATTTAAAGAACTACCTAATCTAGAGGTATTAGATCTTAGCTATAACAAGCACTATTTTCTAGTGACAGGTTTTGCACATCAGCTACTATTTACTGAAAACCTTCCTaacttaaaaattttaaatttaagctGGAATGACATTTCTGCACTAACAAAATTTGAACTAAGGAGTGATTCCCTTCAAAAACTAGACTTCAAAGGAAACCGTCTTGATACCTTATGGAAAAATGGAGAAATGAATCACATACAATTGTTTAAGCATCTAAAAAAGCTGACACATCTAGACATCTCATACAACAGACTTCGAAATATCCCCACTAGGGCTTTCCAAAATCTGCCTCAGAGCTTAACTAAACTGTATATAAATAACAACAAAATACATACCCTCAGCTGGGAAAATCTTAGATACTTTAAATCTCTGAAGTTGCTTGACTTAAGTCAGAACAAACTGAAGGCTGTTGATATCCAGTACAACTACACACAGTCCCTCCAGACTCTGCTGCTAAGGGAGAACAAGATTTCCAGGATTGTTGTTGGGTTGCCTGGGAGAGTCAGCAGCCTCCTGTACCTGGATTTGAGTTACAACCAACTGCAAGTCTTAAATCAGTCAACTTTCTTATCAGGACTTATACAacatttgaacattttaaaattaaaagggaacCCGTTTGACTGCACCTGCAAAAACAGCAACTTCATAAGGTGGATACAGAAAACCAAAACTCCGATCTCACAAGTAGCAAGAAATGTAATTTGCATGAACCCTGAGGACCAAAGACAGCATAGCATTCTCTTGATTGACCTGCATGCTTGCATTCTGGATAGTGTTGCagcaatattattttatatttctttctccACTATTATTAGCATTATGATAGTAGCAGttactaaatatatattttattgggaTGTCTGGTATACTTATCATTCTTGTATGGCAAAAATAAAAGGATACAAATCTGTAACCATAGACAAAGCTCTCTTTGATGCTTACATAGCGTATGATACTCAGGATGCAACAGTAACTGACTGGGTAATAAATGAGCTACGATTTCGTCTCGAGGAAAACGGAGACAAGCAAGTTCTGCTTTGTCTGGAGGAAAGGGACTGGGAGCCGGGAAAGGCTGTCATTGACAACCTTGCACAGAGCATCCAACACAGCAGAAAGACAATCTTTGTTCTAACCGAAAGATATGTGAAAAATGGGAACTTCAAAACCGCTTTTTATATTGCTCTGCAGAGGCTAATGGATGAGAATACGGATGTGATTGTGTTTATTCTACTGGAGCCGGTGCTACAGCATTCCCAGTACCTGAGGCTGAGGAGGAGGATGTGCAAGAGCTCTGTTCTTGACTGGCCTAAGAATCCACACGCTGAAGGCCTTTTCTGGCAAAGACTAAAAAGTGCAGTGCTAACTGATAACAGCATGCAAGATGATGGGgtgtacagtatatag
- the LOC119863036 gene encoding toll-like receptor 8 isoform X1, whose amino-acid sequence MVTMPHNLFFLLLLIQPEFGLSTHHQWVSKDLPCKIKTKQSSFSILLDCSKQKLRAVPQEIYTNVTGLILSFNWIEEISKKDFHNFKDLTFFKLNWNWHVKPKESNFDLSPKPLQILDATFSNLRHLKELHLNGNQLTRVPAGISPSITSLSLKSNNIVTISKNTFKELTKLKELYMDQNCYYGNACEKPFNMEEGALSALTSLTVLSLSYNNLTWVPPKLPVSLQELYLSYNKIKNISQNDFKKLVHLKVLDLSGNCPKCFNTPFPCEPCTGNSAIQIHPLAFQNLKKLKTLVLSSMSLTSVPAIWFENMSELEVLHLASNFLMSEIATGKFLQNLSSLEELDLSFNYQKQIYSRYLNLSTYFSSLVSLKRLYIKGYVFKELDKLHLEPLFALRKLNVLDLGINFIKRVDMSVFQAFRNLTEIYLKENKISPQTTEKHVFLKSFEKEDYLINYHRTSVWKNKLNPSVTYSDKKKQSYYFLKQLCTSYGTALDLSLNNIFFINPNQFKGFGDIACLNLSSNALGQAFNGTELIYLSNLKYLDLSFNKLDLTSYSAFKELPNLEVLDLSYNKHYFLVTGFAHQLLFTENLPNLKILNLSWNDISALTKFELRSDSLQKLDFKGNRLDTLWKNGEMNHIQLFKHLKKLTHLDISYNRLRNIPTRAFQNLPQSLTKLYINNNKIHTLSWENLRYFKSLKLLDLSQNKLKAVDIQYNYTQSLQTLLLRENKISRIVVGLPGRVSSLLYLDLSYNQLQVLNQSTFLSGLIQHLNILKLKGNPFDCTCKNSNFIRWIQKTKTPISQVARNVICMNPEDQRQHSILLIDLHACILDSVAAILFYISFSTIISIMIVAVTKYIFYWDVWYTYHSCMAKIKGYKSVTIDKALFDAYIAYDTQDATVTDWVINELRFRLEENGDKQVLLCLEERDWEPGKAVIDNLAQSIQHSRKTIFVLTERYVKNGNFKTAFYIALQRLMDENTDVIVFILLEPVLQHSQYLRLRRRMCKSSVLDWPKNPHAEGLFWQRLKSAVLTDNSMQDDGVYSI is encoded by the coding sequence ATGGTTACCATGCCCCACAACCTGTTCTTCTTACTCCTCCTGATTCAACCTGAGTTTGGTCTCTCCACTCATCATCAGTGGGTTTCTAAGGACCTAccttgtaaaataaaaacaaaacagagtagCTTCTCCATTCTCCTTGATTGCAGTAAACAAAAGCTGAGAGCAGTCCCTCAGGAAATATATACAAATGTTACTGGCTTGATATTGTCTTTCAACTGGATTGAAGAGATTTCTAAGAAGGATTTTCACAACTTTAAGGaccttacattttttaaattaaactggaaTTGGCATGTTAAGCCAAAAGAATCTAATTTTGATTTGTCTCCAAAACCTTTACAAATACTAGACGCAACTTTTTCAAACTTAAGACACTTAAAGGAATTACATCTTAATGGCAATCAACTAACCAGAGTGCCTGCAGGGATTTCACCTAGCATTACTTCGCTAAGTCTAAAGTCCAATAACATTGTTACTATTAGCAAGAACACCTTCAAAGAACTCACAAAATTGAAGGAACTTTATATGGACCAGAACTGTTACTATGGTAATGCCTGTGAAAAACCTTTCAACATGGAAGAAGGGGCTCTTTCAGCCCTCACCAGTTTGACTGTGCTGTCACTTTCCTACAACAACTTGACCTGGGTGCCACCCAAACTGCCTGTGTCATTACAAGAACTTTATTTGAGTTATAACAAGATAAAGAACATCAGTCAAAATGATTTTAAGAAACTAGTTCATCTAAAAGTTCTTGATTTAAGTGGGAACTGTCCAAAATGCTTCAATACACCTTTTCCATGTGAACCCTGCACTGGAAACTCTGCCATTCAAATACATCCTCTGGCTTTCCAGAATCTTAAAAAATTAAAGACTTTGGTTCTATCCAGCATGTCACTCACTAGTGTACCCGCTATTTGGTTTGAAAATATGTCAGAGCTAGAGGTGCTGCACCTTGCATCTAACTTCTTAATGAGCGAAATAGCTACTGGAAAATTCTTACAGAATTTATCTTCTTTAGAGGAACTTGACCTATCTTTCAACTACCAGAAACAAATATACTCACGATATCTAAACCTCTCAACGTACTTTTCTTCTCTAGTATCTCTAAAACGATTATATATTAAAGGTTATGTCTTCAAAGAATTAGATAAACTGCACTTGGAACCTCTGTTTGCTTTGAGAAAGCTAAATGTCCTTGACCTTggaataaattttattaaaagagtTGATATGTCTGTCTTCCAGGCTTTTAGAAACCTCACGGAAATAtacttgaaagaaaacaaaatatcccCACAAACAACAGAaaagcatgtttttttaaaatcatttgagaAAGAGGACTATTTGATCAATTATCATCGTACCTCGGTGTGGAAAAACAAGTTGAACCCTTCTGTCACATATTCTGATAAAAAAAAGCAATCATATTACTTCCTTAAACAGCTTTGTACCTCATATGGCACAGCCTTGGATTTGAGTTTAAACAATATCTTCTTCATTAACCCAAATCAGTTTAAAGGCTTTGGGGATATAGCTTGTTTGAATTTGTCTTCAAATGCCCTTGGGCAGGCTTTCAATGGCACTGAATTAATCTATTTATCTAATCTCAAATATTTAGATCTCTCATTTAATAAACTGGATTTGACCAGTTACTCTGCATTTAAAGAACTACCTAATCTAGAGGTATTAGATCTTAGCTATAACAAGCACTATTTTCTAGTGACAGGTTTTGCACATCAGCTACTATTTACTGAAAACCTTCCTaacttaaaaattttaaatttaagctGGAATGACATTTCTGCACTAACAAAATTTGAACTAAGGAGTGATTCCCTTCAAAAACTAGACTTCAAAGGAAACCGTCTTGATACCTTATGGAAAAATGGAGAAATGAATCACATACAATTGTTTAAGCATCTAAAAAAGCTGACACATCTAGACATCTCATACAACAGACTTCGAAATATCCCCACTAGGGCTTTCCAAAATCTGCCTCAGAGCTTAACTAAACTGTATATAAATAACAACAAAATACATACCCTCAGCTGGGAAAATCTTAGATACTTTAAATCTCTGAAGTTGCTTGACTTAAGTCAGAACAAACTGAAGGCTGTTGATATCCAGTACAACTACACACAGTCCCTCCAGACTCTGCTGCTAAGGGAGAACAAGATTTCCAGGATTGTTGTTGGGTTGCCTGGGAGAGTCAGCAGCCTCCTGTACCTGGATTTGAGTTACAACCAACTGCAAGTCTTAAATCAGTCAACTTTCTTATCAGGACTTATACAacatttgaacattttaaaattaaaagggaacCCGTTTGACTGCACCTGCAAAAACAGCAACTTCATAAGGTGGATACAGAAAACCAAAACTCCGATCTCACAAGTAGCAAGAAATGTAATTTGCATGAACCCTGAGGACCAAAGACAGCATAGCATTCTCTTGATTGACCTGCATGCTTGCATTCTGGATAGTGTTGCagcaatattattttatatttctttctccACTATTATTAGCATTATGATAGTAGCAGttactaaatatatattttattgggaTGTCTGGTATACTTATCATTCTTGTATGGCAAAAATAAAAGGATACAAATCTGTAACCATAGACAAAGCTCTCTTTGATGCTTACATAGCGTATGATACTCAGGATGCAACAGTAACTGACTGGGTAATAAATGAGCTACGATTTCGTCTCGAGGAAAACGGAGACAAGCAAGTTCTGCTTTGTCTGGAGGAAAGGGACTGGGAGCCGGGAAAGGCTGTCATTGACAACCTTGCACAGAGCATCCAACACAGCAGAAAGACAATCTTTGTTCTAACCGAAAGATATGTGAAAAATGGGAACTTCAAAACCGCTTTTTATATTGCTCTGCAGAGGCTAATGGATGAGAATACGGATGTGATTGTGTTTATTCTACTGGAGCCGGTGCTACAGCATTCCCAGTACCTGAGGCTGAGGAGGAGGATGTGCAAGAGCTCTGTTCTTGACTGGCCTAAGAATCCACACGCTGAAGGCCTTTTCTGGCAAAGACTAAAAAGTGCAGTGCTAACTGATAACAGCATGCAAGATGATGGGgtgtacagtatatag
- the LOC119861726 gene encoding LOW QUALITY PROTEIN: toll-like receptor 8 (The sequence of the model RefSeq protein was modified relative to this genomic sequence to represent the inferred CDS: inserted 4 bases in 3 codons; substituted 1 base at 1 genomic stop codon), translated as YNHIKNVSNVIFQKFSHLKQLYLNYNAIKQSMAQRLGLFRNLTKLEKLALSHNHLHKVPEGLSPSITSLELNANKIVSIKNSTFSELKNLKELYMERNCYYSNPCGKPFEIEDEAFVALTNLTVLSLSYNNLTRVPLNLPSSLRELYLGXLTKISQGDFNELVNLHLLDLSRNCPRCYNAPFPCEPCTIYSSIQIHQFAFQNLNKLKTLVLTSTTLTSVPAIWFQNMTQLKALHLAFNYLQNEIASGEFLRELTSLEELDLSFNFDEKVYLQYLNLSQHFSSLVSLKXLYLKGYVFQDLREKHLKPLIALKKLNILDLGINFIKQIELAVFQNFSDLTEIYLTDNRISPLVKYNNCLLELAGKKTFPTYCHLTLEQEGQPSHSVTQKYKNIDHFLYYILRLQCSSYGKALDLSSNSLIFINPNQFKSFNNIACLNLSSNGINQAFNGTEFNLTKLKYLDLSNNKLDXGFAFNEMKLLKVLDLTHNKHYFRLAGVTLRLAFIERLPQLKVLNLSWNAISTLTDRQLSSNSLQELVFKGNCLDILWDDKHERYIHFFKNLSSLTYLDISHNRLXKIPSEAFLSLLPNLTQLFLNNNRLQVFIFANLTRLKYLKLLDLSQNNFRTVHISFKQSLQSLLLRGNRISEIAVDFSNTNGSLLFFDLSHNKLKYMNQSTLVQIQDVKYLKLKGNPFDCTCQNSDFIKWIQSSNIYIPELATKVNCAIPDKHRKKSIVSIGLHACTSEEVAATLFYISFFVVINILLIAVTKHFFYWDVWYTYYICAAKLKGYKSTATDKALYDAYIAYDTQDAKVTDWVINELRFRLEENGDKQVLLCLEERDWEPGKAVIDNLAQSIHHSRKTIFVLTERYVKNGNFKTAFYIALQRLMDENTDVIVFILLEPVLQHSQYLRLRRRMCKSSVLDWPKNPHAEGLFWQRLKSAVLTDSSMRDDGVDSI; from the exons TATAACCATATTAAAAACGTTTCTAATGTGATCTTTCAAAAGTTCAGCCATCTTAAGCAGTTATACCTTAACTATAATGCAATAAAACAGTCAATGGCACAGCGTCTTGGCTTGTTTAGAAACTTAACAAAATTAGAGAAATTAGCTCTCAGTCACAATCACCTGCACAAAGTACCCGAAGGTCTCTCACCTAGTATAACCTCATTAGAGCTGAATGCCAACAAAATAGTTTCTATTAAGAACAGCACCTTCTCAGAACTCAAAAATTTGAAGGAACTCTACATGGAGCGGAACTGTTACTATAGCAATCCCTGTGGAAAACCTTTTGAAATAGAGGATGAGGCTTTTGTGGCCCTCACCAATTTGACTGTGCTGTCACTTTCCTACAACAACCTGACCCGAGTGCCCCTCAATTTGCCCTCATCTCTAAGGGAACTTTATCTTGG TTTAACAAAAATCAGCCAGGGTGATTTTAATGAACTGGTTAATTTGCATCTTCTTGACCTAAGCAGGAACTGTCCAAGATGTTATAATGCCCCCTTTCCATGTGAACCCTGCACTATATACTCTTCCATTCAAATACACCAATTTGCtttccaaaatcttaacaaattAAAGACTTTGGTTCTCACCAGCACCACACTTACAAGTGTACCAGCCATCTGGTTTCAGAACATGACACAGCTAAAGGCGCTACACCTGGCATTTAACTATTTACAAAATGAAATAGCTTCTGGCGAATTCTTACGGGAGTTGACTTCTTTAGAGGAACTTGACTTATCTTTCAACTTTGACGAAAAAGTATACTTACAGTATCTAAACCTCTCacaacatttttcttctctagTCTCTTTAAAATGATTATATCTTAAAGGTTATGTTTTCCAAGACCTGCGTGAAAAGCACTTAAAACCTCTAATTGCTCTAAAAAAGCTAAATATCCTTGATCTTGggataaattttattaaacaaattgAGCTTGCTGTATTCCAGAATTTTAGTGACCTCACAGAAATCTACTTAACAGATAACAGAATATCACCTTTGGTAAAGTACAATAATTGTCTTTTAGAACTGGCTGGAAAAAAGACATTCCCAACATATTGCCATCTAACTCTGGAACAAGAAGGCCAGCCGAGCCATTCAGTAACACAGAAGTACAAAAATATAGACCATTTCTTGTATTATATTCTTAGACTCCAGTGTTCTTCATATGGCAAAGCATTGGATCTGAGTTCAAACAGCCTCATCTTCATTAACCCAAATCaatttaaaagttttaataaTATAGCCTGCTTGAATTTGTCTTCAAATGGTATTAACCAAGCTTTCAATGGCACTGAATTCAATCTAACCAAACTCAAATATTTAGATCTATCAAATAATAAATTGG TTGGTTTTGCATTTAATGAAATGAAACTTCTCAAAGTGTTAGACCTGACCCATAACAAACATTATTTTCGCCTGGCAGGAGTCACACTTAGACTGGCATTTATTGAAAGACTTCCTCAGCTAAAAGTTTTAAACTTAAGTTGGAATGCTATTTCCACACTGACGGACAGACAGTTAAGCAGCAATTCCCTTCAAGAATTAGTGTTTAAAGGAAACTGCCTTGATATTTTATGGGATGACAAACATGAAAgatacatacatttttttaagaaTCTCAGTAGCCTAACATACCTTGATATATCCCACAATAGAC TTAAAATCCCTAGTGAGGCATTCCTGAGCCTGCTACCAAACCTAACACAGCTATTCCTAAACAATAACAGACTGCAAGTGTTTATCTTTGCAAACCTCACTAGACTGAAATATTTGAAGCTGCTTGACCTGAGTCAAAATAATTTCAGAACTGTTCATATTTCATTCAAACAGTCCCTGCAATCTCTGCTGTTGCGGGGTAACAGGATTTCAGAGATTGCTGTGGACTTTTCAAATACAAATGGCAGCCTTCTGTTCTTTGATTTGAGTCACAACAAGCTAAAATATATGAACCAGTCAACACTGGTTCAAATACaagatgtaaaatatttaaagttaaaaGGCAACCCTTTTGACTGCACTTGCCAAAATAGTGACTTCATAAAATGGATACAGTCAAGTAATATTTATATACCAGAGCTAGCAACAAAAGTCAACTGTGCAATCCCTGATAAGCACAGAAAAAAGAGCATTGTCTCTATTGGTCTGCATGCTTGTACTTCGGAGGAAGTTGCTGcaacattattttatatttcattcttTGTTGTTATTAACATTTTGTTGATAGCtgttacaaaacattttttttactggGATGTCTGGTATACTTACTATATTTGTGCAGCAAAATTAAAAGGATACAAATCTACAGCCACAGACAAAGCTCTCTATGATGCTTACATAGCCTATGATACTCAGGATGCGAAAGTGACTGACTGGGTAATAAATGAGCTACGATTTCGTCTCGAGGAAAACGGAGACAAGCAAGTTCTGCTTTGTCTGGAGGAAAGGGACTGGGAGCCGGGAAAGGCTGTCATTGACAACCTTGCACAGAGCATCCATCACAGCAGAAAGACAATCTTTGTTCTAACCGAAAGATATGTGAAAAATGGGAACTTCAAAACCGCTTTTTATATTGCTCTGCAGAGGCTAATGGATGAGAATACGGATGTGATTGTGTTTATTCTACTGGAGCCGGTGCTACAGCATTCCCAGTACCTGAGGCTGAGGAGGAGGATGTGCAAGAGCTCTGTTCTTGACTGGCCTAAGAATCCACACGCTGAAGGCCTTTTCTGGCAAAGACTAAAAAGTGCAGTGCTAACTGATAGCAGCATGCGAGATGATGGGGTGGACAGTATATAG